A single Desulfobaculum xiamenense DNA region contains:
- the fliP gene encoding flagellar type III secretion system pore protein FliP (The bacterial flagellar biogenesis protein FliP forms a type III secretion system (T3SS)-type pore required for flagellar assembly.) — protein MTTLSQTSRRLSTRRKATLASAAALVAALLVPALALAEPTIPQLTLNLAAGQAEPEKVSVLLEILFLLTVLSLAPAIMITMTSFTRIIIVFSFLRQAMGTQQMPPNQVMASLAIFMTIIIMMPVGTRINDEALQPYINEEIGFNEALDKAQVPVREFLFKHTREKDLSVFYAVTGKEQPQTKADVPTPMLVAAFVISELKTGFTIGFLIYIPFLILDMVVASILLAMGMMMLPPVMISLPFKLLLFVMVDGWNLLTASLVNSFYY, from the coding sequence CCCTCGCTAGCGCGGCTGCCCTTGTGGCGGCGCTCCTCGTTCCGGCTCTGGCCCTTGCCGAGCCGACCATCCCCCAGCTCACCCTGAACCTCGCCGCAGGACAGGCCGAACCCGAAAAGGTCTCGGTGCTGCTGGAAATCCTGTTCCTGCTCACGGTGCTCTCGCTGGCTCCGGCCATCATGATCACCATGACGTCGTTCACGCGCATCATCATCGTCTTCTCGTTTCTGCGTCAGGCCATGGGCACGCAGCAGATGCCGCCCAACCAGGTCATGGCCAGCCTCGCCATTTTCATGACGATCATCATCATGATGCCCGTGGGCACGCGCATCAACGACGAGGCGCTCCAGCCCTACATCAACGAGGAAATCGGCTTCAACGAGGCGCTGGACAAGGCACAGGTGCCCGTGCGCGAGTTCCTGTTCAAGCACACCCGCGAGAAGGACCTTTCTGTGTTCTACGCCGTCACCGGCAAGGAACAGCCGCAGACCAAGGCCGACGTTCCCACGCCCATGCTCGTGGCGGCCTTCGTTATTAGCGAACTCAAGACCGGCTTCACCATCGGCTTCCTCATCTACATCCCGTTCCTCATCCTCGACATGGTCGTGGCCTCCATCCTGCTGGCCATGGGCATGATGATGCTACCGCCGGTCATGATCTCCCTGCCGTTCAAGCTGCTCCTGTTCGTCATGGTCGACGGCTGGAACCTGCTCACGGCGTCACTCGTCAACAGCTTCTACTACTGA
- the fliQ gene encoding flagellar biosynthesis protein FliQ, whose protein sequence is MTPEFVIGFARQAIEMTLLISLPMLGIGLVVGIVISVLQAATQIQEMTLTFIPKIIAIFVALLVAFPWILDKMTTYTTNLFLNLPQYIR, encoded by the coding sequence ATGACTCCCGAATTCGTCATCGGCTTCGCCCGGCAAGCCATCGAGATGACACTGCTCATCTCCCTGCCCATGCTCGGCATCGGCCTCGTGGTCGGCATCGTCATCAGCGTCCTTCAGGCTGCCACGCAGATTCAAGAGATGACGCTGACCTTCATCCCCAAGATCATCGCCATCTTTGTGGCGCTGCTCGTGGCCTTCCCGTGGATTCTCGACAAGATGACCACCTACACCACCAATCTCTTCCTGAACCTTCCCCAATACATCCGCTGA
- a CDS encoding histone deacetylase family protein yields MLEAKNRLGIIFFPAFDWAISPTHPEREERLLYTQDQLREEGLFDIDGITEHKPDIATHEDVERVHFCLPDVTSVATKSHLISAGGAIKAARLVMEREEEKAFALVRPPGHHAMKFVHGNRGFCNINVEAVMVEHIRAHYGHRRVAIVDTDCHHGDGTQDIYWHDPDTLFISLHQDGRTLYPGTGFPMDLGGPNALGRTINIPLPPHTSDEGFLHVIDHVVRPILDDFKPDLVVNSAGQDNHFTDPITNMNFSARGYALLNEKLNPDIAVLEGGYSIQGALPYVNLGICLAMAGLDSSGVREPDYDPERLRQPQKVTDYIKSLSDRMRELYFNPPRSSLRGDMADGFFVRHKDIFYDTDGISESQVESVMVCDNCPGVLKIESWSSVNPLSVGIEIPITACERCHGKGLQLWEEAQVKGSYRYMQLINRKDGYCRQFGF; encoded by the coding sequence ATGCTTGAAGCGAAGAACAGACTCGGCATCATCTTCTTTCCGGCCTTCGACTGGGCCATAAGCCCCACCCACCCCGAGCGCGAGGAGCGCCTGCTTTACACGCAGGACCAGCTGCGCGAGGAGGGGCTGTTCGACATCGACGGCATCACCGAGCACAAGCCGGACATCGCCACCCACGAGGACGTGGAGCGCGTGCACTTCTGCCTGCCGGACGTGACCTCCGTGGCCACCAAGAGCCACCTCATCTCCGCCGGTGGGGCCATCAAGGCCGCGCGGCTGGTCATGGAGCGCGAGGAGGAGAAGGCCTTTGCCCTCGTGCGTCCGCCGGGACACCACGCCATGAAGTTCGTCCACGGCAACCGGGGATTCTGCAATATCAACGTCGAGGCGGTGATGGTGGAGCACATCCGTGCCCACTACGGCCACCGCCGCGTGGCCATCGTGGATACGGACTGTCACCATGGCGACGGCACGCAGGACATCTACTGGCACGATCCAGACACGCTGTTCATCTCGCTGCATCAGGACGGGCGCACCCTATACCCCGGCACCGGGTTCCCCATGGACCTCGGCGGACCGAACGCGCTTGGTCGGACCATCAACATCCCCCTGCCGCCGCACACCAGCGACGAAGGCTTCCTGCACGTCATCGACCATGTGGTGCGTCCCATCCTCGACGACTTCAAGCCGGATCTCGTCGTCAATTCCGCCGGGCAGGACAATCATTTCACCGACCCCATCACCAACATGAACTTTTCGGCGCGCGGCTACGCCCTGCTCAACGAGAAGCTCAACCCGGATATCGCCGTGCTCGAAGGCGGGTACTCCATTCAGGGTGCGCTGCCCTACGTGAACCTCGGCATCTGCCTCGCCATGGCCGGGCTGGATTCCTCGGGCGTTCGCGAGCCGGACTATGATCCCGAGCGCTTGCGTCAGCCGCAGAAGGTCACTGACTACATCAAGAGCCTCTCGGACCGCATGCGTGAGCTGTACTTCAATCCGCCGCGCAGTTCGCTTAGGGGCGACATGGCTGACGGCTTCTTCGTGCGCCACAAGGATATCTTCTACGATACCGACGGCATAAGCGAATCGCAGGTGGAGTCGGTCATGGTCTGCGACAACTGTCCCGGCGTGCTCAAGATCGAGTCGTGGTCCTCGGTGAATCCGCTGTCCGTGGGGATCGAGATTCCGATCACCGCGTGCGAGCGCTGTCACGGCAAGGGGCTTCAGTTGTGGGAGGAGGCGCAGGTCAAGGGCAGCTACCGCTACATGCAGCTCATCAACCGCAAGGACGGATACTGTCGGCAGTTCGGATTCTAG
- a CDS encoding glycosyltransferase family 2 protein: protein MPDQSFDWAALTPDIASGLAAAGTGTAHLLGVGQRCYDKAAKAPAYAWLFGLGFDVQLQAWALSPCDAAIAGHLLALDARLSRLSPDLSAILEYVCAHAAEPQGAAYVARLHRLGEREKLRTMIGRGIATEGGNLFWWAQARQAAIEDADWDWLLALPEPDDGDVIGAALRRFARADVALLAGNDDAALTAYAALPWPGLELRRGECLLRMGRRDEALALWRDTVRARPWDVTLLMRLHAEETGSASRLCAPQGRTAVLLYTWNKAESLRRTLDSLARTDLCGAQVVILDNGSTDATPGVIASAVGSLGTQGVTLLRAPVNVGAPAARNWLLHSPELADCEFLVYLDDDVRLPRDWLRRLGAGSELHPAASAWGCRVVCADAPHHVQHADMHILPAPAAQQLDLVPGTATFALSRPFAEEPDFGQFAYVRPCTSVTGCCHMFRRETLVSAGGFDLQFSPSQFDDLDLDLRLGRMGGYAVYQGHLRVAHEQGTAAAVFSRSGEMPYGPAGNIYKLYRKHAMTDMDLLRGQMLAVVLDDIAARRAALGL, encoded by the coding sequence ATGCCCGATCAGTCTTTCGACTGGGCCGCCCTGACCCCGGACATCGCCAGCGGGCTTGCTGCGGCCGGAACCGGGACCGCGCATTTGCTTGGCGTCGGTCAGCGCTGCTACGACAAGGCGGCCAAGGCTCCCGCGTATGCGTGGCTCTTCGGACTGGGCTTCGACGTCCAGCTTCAGGCGTGGGCGCTCTCCCCTTGCGACGCCGCTATCGCCGGGCATCTTCTGGCTTTGGACGCGCGGCTGTCGCGCCTTTCGCCTGATCTCTCCGCCATTCTGGAATACGTGTGCGCGCACGCGGCCGAACCGCAGGGCGCGGCCTACGTCGCCCGTCTGCACCGCCTCGGGGAGCGCGAGAAACTACGGACCATGATCGGGCGCGGCATCGCCACCGAGGGCGGCAACCTTTTCTGGTGGGCGCAGGCCAGACAGGCGGCCATCGAGGATGCGGATTGGGATTGGCTTCTCGCCCTGCCCGAGCCGGATGACGGGGATGTCATCGGCGCGGCGCTACGGCGCTTCGCACGGGCGGATGTCGCCCTTCTTGCCGGGAATGATGACGCGGCGCTCACGGCCTATGCGGCCCTGCCGTGGCCGGGGCTGGAGTTGCGGCGCGGCGAATGTCTGCTGCGCATGGGGCGGCGCGACGAGGCCCTTGCCCTGTGGCGCGACACGGTGCGGGCGCGGCCGTGGGACGTGACGCTCCTTATGCGCCTGCATGCCGAGGAGACGGGCAGCGCATCGCGCCTGTGCGCGCCGCAGGGGCGTACGGCGGTGCTCCTCTATACGTGGAACAAGGCCGAGAGCCTGCGGCGCACCCTCGATTCCCTCGCCCGCACGGACCTGTGCGGCGCGCAGGTCGTCATCCTCGACAATGGCAGTACCGACGCCACCCCCGGCGTCATCGCCTCGGCCGTGGGTAGTCTCGGGACGCAGGGTGTGACGCTCCTTCGCGCCCCGGTCAACGTGGGCGCTCCGGCGGCGCGCAACTGGCTGCTCCATTCCCCGGAACTGGCGGACTGCGAATTTCTCGTCTACCTCGATGACGACGTGCGCCTGCCGCGCGACTGGCTGCGCAGGCTCGGTGCGGGAAGCGAGCTGCACCCCGCCGCATCGGCATGGGGCTGCCGGGTCGTCTGCGCGGATGCGCCCCACCATGTGCAGCACGCGGACATGCACATCCTGCCTGCTCCCGCCGCGCAGCAACTGGACCTCGTGCCAGGCACGGCCACCTTCGCCCTCTCGCGTCCCTTTGCCGAGGAGCCGGATTTCGGCCAGTTCGCCTACGTCCGTCCCTGCACCTCTGTGACGGGCTGCTGCCACATGTTCCGGCGCGAGACGCTTGTTTCCGCCGGGGGCTTCGATCTCCAGTTCTCGCCCTCGCAGTTCGACGACCTTGACCTCGATCTGCGCCTTGGTCGTATGGGCGGCTACGCTGTCTATCAGGGGCACCTGCGCGTGGCCCACGAGCAGGGGACTGCGGCGGCGGTCTTCTCGCGTAGCGGTGAGATGCCCTACGGCCCGGCGGGCAACATCTATAAGCTCTACCGTAAGCACGCCATGACCGACATGGACCTCCTGCGCGGGCAGATGCTCGCCGTGGTCCTCGACGACATCGCGGCGCGGCGCGCGGCCCTTGGGTTGTGA
- a CDS encoding glycosyltransferase family 2 protein yields MPHSNRDSLANLAEHYRRRGDHEKSRYYAERLREEEAADGDSGSFQASMAAAECAARLYGEERFDEIPERCAHERSPAMLAPLCGALLRLGRFDEAVSFLSALPETPDVLLRRRSAQLLPAIAEAAAKATGRVHVLLLAHNREEYVRRALEQLAATGYGDYAVYMADNGSTDGTWEAMRAGVKCFPVDVPVSMERLPTNIGRPAGHNWLLSRFSHAEADYIAIADDDLVEIAPSWLSDMIGTMSLFPRAAAVGGLALNPGLPRVVHGGIRRVTAFGPDRLEITNECEEADRGQFAVVDLVDHVIGCLHLYRREALEAVGPFDLRFSPCQLVDIEHHLRARVHGYDIVFNGFIEFRHLRGMGRAAGTDRAGAGNSLGNVVKLLYKFDQGAVRSFLKAEEARYADWLHGGER; encoded by the coding sequence ATGCCGCACAGCAACCGCGATTCCCTCGCCAATCTGGCCGAACATTACCGCAGACGCGGTGACCACGAGAAATCCCGCTACTACGCCGAACGGCTCCGCGAGGAGGAAGCCGCCGACGGGGACTCCGGGAGCTTCCAAGCGTCCATGGCCGCCGCGGAGTGTGCAGCGAGGCTCTACGGTGAGGAACGTTTCGACGAAATTCCGGAGCGTTGCGCGCACGAGCGCAGCCCCGCCATGCTGGCCCCCCTGTGTGGGGCGCTCTTGCGGCTGGGGCGTTTCGACGAGGCTGTGAGTTTTCTCTCCGCCCTGCCCGAGACGCCGGATGTGCTGCTGCGACGCAGGAGCGCACAGCTCTTGCCCGCCATAGCCGAGGCTGCGGCGAAGGCCACGGGGCGCGTGCATGTGCTGCTTCTGGCCCACAACCGTGAGGAGTACGTCCGTCGCGCCCTCGAACAGCTCGCCGCCACCGGGTATGGCGATTACGCCGTGTACATGGCCGACAACGGTTCCACCGACGGCACATGGGAGGCCATGCGCGCCGGAGTGAAGTGCTTCCCGGTGGATGTGCCCGTGTCCATGGAGCGCCTGCCCACCAACATCGGGCGTCCAGCCGGGCACAACTGGCTGCTTTCGCGCTTCTCCCATGCCGAGGCGGACTACATCGCCATCGCCGACGACGACCTCGTGGAGATTGCGCCCTCGTGGCTGTCCGACATGATCGGCACCATGAGCCTCTTCCCCCGCGCCGCCGCCGTGGGCGGGCTGGCCCTGAACCCCGGCCTGCCGCGCGTCGTGCATGGCGGGATCCGACGGGTGACGGCCTTCGGGCCGGATCGGCTGGAGATCACCAACGAGTGCGAGGAGGCGGACCGGGGACAGTTCGCCGTGGTGGATCTGGTGGACCACGTCATAGGCTGTCTGCACCTGTACCGGCGCGAGGCGCTGGAGGCAGTCGGCCCCTTCGATCTGCGCTTTTCCCCCTGCCAACTCGTGGACATTGAGCACCACCTGCGGGCGCGGGTGCACGGCTACGACATCGTGTTCAACGGATTCATTGAGTTCCGCCACCTGCGCGGCATGGGCCGCGCTGCTGGGACGGACCGCGCCGGAGCCGGAAACAGCCTCGGCAACGTAGTGAAGCTGCTTTACAAGTTCGATCAGGGCGCGGTGCGCTCCTTCCTCAAGGCCGAGGAAGCCCGCTACGCCGATTGGCTGCACGGCGGAGAGCGGTGA
- a CDS encoding cytidylyltransferase domain-containing protein — protein sequence MHAHPLRKDMRAVAIIPARGGSKGLPHKNVRLLGGRPLIAWTIAAALRSRRISRVIVSTDDPDIAAVAREWGAETPFLRPAELSGDTARLGAVTRHALAELARQGEHPDVAATLYPTHPFRPKGLVDRLVERNMAGYAVVVPVRRINCGPCAHVAAGRFLPAAEQPVYRQYGLYDGTCVSFEGRGVWYEILDDPVHCTDIDTADDLRLAEAILDAGLFAWPGDEP from the coding sequence ATGCATGCACACCCCCTGCGCAAGGACATGCGGGCGGTGGCCATCATCCCGGCGCGCGGCGGGTCCAAGGGGCTTCCGCACAAAAACGTGCGTCTGCTCGGCGGACGTCCGCTCATCGCGTGGACCATCGCCGCGGCGCTGCGCTCACGGCGCATTTCGCGGGTCATCGTGTCCACGGACGATCCGGACATCGCCGCCGTGGCACGGGAGTGGGGAGCCGAAACCCCGTTCCTGCGGCCGGCGGAACTCTCGGGCGATACGGCGCGCCTCGGTGCCGTCACCCGCCATGCGCTGGCAGAACTGGCCCGGCAGGGCGAGCATCCCGACGTGGCCGCCACACTGTATCCCACCCATCCCTTCCGGCCCAAGGGTCTCGTGGATCGTCTCGTGGAGCGCAACATGGCGGGCTACGCCGTGGTCGTTCCGGTGCGCCGCATCAACTGCGGCCCCTGCGCCCACGTCGCGGCCGGGCGATTTCTCCCGGCGGCCGAGCAGCCCGTGTACCGCCAGTACGGCCTGTACGACGGCACCTGCGTCAGCTTCGAGGGCAGGGGAGTGTGGTACGAAATCCTCGACGATCCCGTGCACTGCACGGACATCGACACCGCAGACGACCTGCGCCTCGCCGAGGCCATCCTCGACGCAGGGCTCTTCGCGTGGCCGGGGGACGAACCATGA
- a CDS encoding hydantoinase/oxoprolinase family protein — MLLGIDVGGTHTDAVVVDGPRIVAWTKTPTDHDNLLKTIRTAMESVLADVDSSQVRRVNLSTTLSTNAIVEGKIEDVGVLLAAGPGLDPEYYRTGAHYYPLPGSVDHRGTQITPLDEAALDEAVAACAKAGVRAYAVVGKFSTRNPEHERRMAQALTQSGQADCVTMGHTLSGILNFPRRIATAYFNSAVWRVYNDFAWAVEESARDFGLNAEINILKADGGTMPLGVSREKPVESILSGPAASVMGIVSLCDVREDAVILDIGGTTTDIAVFADGAPIIETEGMTVGSYPTLVQALRVTSIGIGGDSALHVSSDAVTVGPDRQGPALAVRPRDNGTPTLTDALNMLGICAYGDVAASREGIERLARQRDMQPERLARKAMAYAVERIAHAVNDMVDAINEKPVYTIYELLKGKSIHPGRAYAMGGPAEALRELLGAALGYEVRLPRHYPVANAIGAALTRTTLDVELFADTQKGRMYIPCLDVNREVPRTYNLDQAKADARSALLEHLRAQGVGVADDEPEITEAESFNMVDGSVTTGRNIRVKCQLRPGVDGPRPD, encoded by the coding sequence ATGCTGCTAGGTATCGACGTTGGCGGAACACACACGGACGCGGTGGTCGTGGACGGCCCCCGCATCGTGGCCTGGACCAAGACGCCCACGGACCACGACAATCTGCTCAAGACCATCCGCACGGCTATGGAAAGCGTGCTCGCGGACGTGGACTCCTCGCAGGTGCGACGGGTCAATCTGTCCACCACCCTGTCCACCAACGCCATCGTGGAGGGCAAGATCGAGGACGTGGGCGTGCTGCTGGCGGCGGGTCCGGGCCTTGATCCCGAATACTACCGCACCGGCGCGCACTACTATCCGCTGCCCGGCTCCGTGGACCATCGCGGCACGCAGATCACCCCGCTGGACGAGGCCGCGCTGGACGAGGCCGTGGCCGCCTGCGCCAAGGCCGGAGTCCGCGCCTACGCCGTGGTCGGCAAGTTCTCCACCCGCAATCCCGAGCACGAACGCCGCATGGCGCAGGCCCTCACACAATCCGGACAGGCGGACTGCGTGACCATGGGCCACACCCTTTCCGGCATCCTCAATTTTCCCCGGCGCATCGCCACCGCCTACTTCAACAGCGCCGTGTGGCGCGTGTACAACGACTTCGCGTGGGCCGTGGAGGAGAGCGCCAGAGACTTCGGGCTGAACGCCGAAATCAACATCCTCAAGGCCGACGGCGGCACCATGCCCCTTGGGGTATCCCGCGAGAAGCCGGTGGAGTCCATCCTCTCCGGTCCGGCGGCCAGCGTAATGGGCATCGTGTCCCTGTGCGACGTGCGCGAGGACGCCGTCATCCTCGACATCGGCGGCACCACCACGGACATCGCCGTCTTCGCCGACGGTGCGCCCATCATCGAGACCGAAGGCATGACCGTCGGCTCCTACCCCACGTTGGTGCAGGCGCTTCGTGTCACCTCCATCGGCATCGGCGGCGACAGCGCACTGCATGTCTCCTCCGACGCGGTGACCGTGGGGCCGGACCGGCAGGGCCCGGCGCTGGCCGTGCGCCCGCGCGACAACGGCACGCCCACCCTCACCGACGCCCTGAACATGCTGGGCATCTGCGCCTATGGGGACGTCGCGGCGTCGCGCGAGGGCATCGAGCGCCTCGCCCGCCAGCGGGACATGCAGCCGGAGCGCCTCGCCCGCAAGGCCATGGCCTACGCGGTGGAGCGCATCGCCCACGCCGTGAACGACATGGTAGACGCCATCAACGAAAAGCCCGTGTACACCATCTATGAGCTGCTCAAAGGCAAGAGCATCCACCCCGGACGCGCCTACGCCATGGGCGGACCGGCCGAGGCCCTGCGCGAGCTGCTTGGCGCGGCGCTTGGCTACGAGGTGCGCCTGCCCCGGCACTACCCGGTGGCCAACGCCATCGGCGCGGCACTCACCCGCACCACGCTCGACGTGGAACTCTTCGCCGACACCCAAAAGGGGCGCATGTACATCCCGTGCCTCGACGTAAACCGCGAAGTTCCGCGCACCTACAATCTCGATCAGGCCAAGGCCGATGCGCGAAGCGCCCTGCTGGAGCACCTGCGCGCGCAGGGCGTTGGCGTAGCCGACGACGAACCCGAGATCACCGAGGCCGAATCCTTCAACATGGTGGACGGCTCCGTGACCACGGGGCGCAACATCCGCGTGAAGTGCCAACTGCGCCCCGGCGTGGACGGCCCGCGCCCGGACTGA
- a CDS encoding CatB-related O-acetyltransferase — protein MTNEFDSPFEGQEILPRLKHKNITVGRRSYYSGYYHGHGFEECARYLHPTRDDVDRLIIGSFCSIGSGASFIMAGNQGHRLDWAATFPFHYMPDLAEARDGWKPSGDTVIGNDVWIGTEAIIMPGVHIGDGAVVGSRAVVTKNVEPYAIVGGNPACLIRHRFDEEKRRMLLEIAWWNWDDETIRANLDLLCSGEITALYKRTFAMRPDAASGTHPATGEPPCR, from the coding sequence TTGACCAACGAATTCGACAGTCCCTTCGAAGGGCAGGAAATCCTGCCCCGCCTGAAGCACAAAAACATCACCGTCGGTCGGCGCAGCTACTATTCCGGCTACTATCACGGCCACGGCTTCGAGGAATGCGCCCGCTACCTGCATCCCACCCGCGACGACGTGGATAGGCTGATCATTGGCAGCTTCTGCTCCATCGGCTCCGGCGCCAGCTTCATCATGGCAGGCAATCAGGGACACCGCCTCGACTGGGCTGCCACGTTTCCGTTCCACTACATGCCGGACCTCGCCGAAGCCCGCGACGGATGGAAACCCAGCGGCGACACCGTCATCGGCAACGATGTCTGGATCGGCACCGAGGCCATCATCATGCCCGGCGTGCACATCGGGGACGGCGCTGTCGTGGGTTCGCGCGCCGTCGTCACCAAAAATGTGGAACCCTACGCCATCGTCGGCGGCAACCCGGCCTGCCTCATCCGCCACCGCTTCGACGAGGAGAAAAGACGCATGCTCCTTGAAATCGCATGGTGGAACTGGGACGACGAGACAATCAGGGCAAACCTCGACCTGCTGTGCAGCGGGGAAATCACGGCCCTCTACAAACGAACCTTCGCAATGCGGCCCGATGCCGCATCCGGCACCCACCCCGCAACCGGGGAGCCGCCATGCAGATAA
- a CDS encoding DUF2721 domain-containing protein yields MQITVTTPALLFPAISLLLLAYTNRFLALGARIRQLHDTYAESGGEHLREQIDSLRKRVILIRNMQAMGVFSLFLCVACMLVLFAGQEPLGRALFGASLLLLMLSLVWSLREIHISVQALNIHLRDMEIGAPSLRKGRKAAKRKPSDDSNGSF; encoded by the coding sequence ATGCAGATAACCGTCACCACCCCGGCGCTCCTGTTCCCGGCCATCTCGCTCCTGCTCCTGGCCTACACCAACCGCTTCCTCGCGCTCGGCGCGCGCATCCGCCAGTTGCACGACACCTACGCCGAAAGCGGCGGAGAGCACCTGCGCGAACAGATCGACAGCCTGCGAAAGCGTGTCATCCTCATCCGCAACATGCAGGCCATGGGCGTCTTCAGCCTGTTTCTGTGCGTGGCGTGCATGCTGGTGCTCTTCGCGGGGCAGGAGCCGCTTGGCCGGGCGCTCTTCGGCGCAAGCCTCCTACTGCTCATGCTGTCCCTCGTGTGGTCGCTTCGCGAAATTCACATCTCCGTGCAGGCCCTGAACATCCACCTGCGGGACATGGAAATCGGCGCGCCAAGTCTGCGCAAGGGCCGAAAGGCCGCGAAGCGCAAGCCCTCCGACGATTCCAACGGTTCGTTCTGA